One part of the Neoarius graeffei isolate fNeoGra1 chromosome 2, fNeoGra1.pri, whole genome shotgun sequence genome encodes these proteins:
- the LOC132870716 gene encoding CMP-N-acetylneuraminate-beta-galactosamide-alpha-2,3-sialyltransferase 1-like produces MNRRNSNLSTLTLDWWLKLQPYHKMKYRDVVQPLFLHFPDKEHYNDAGPDRCRTCAVVGNSDNLIGSHYGQLIDSHDFIISTYTNVKRTIQANKDKVMIMSPEFMRYVYKNWSREHGRYPSTGFLTLVLALHICDQVNVFGFGARTDGRWYHYYDKVYRQTSAFTKNYVALAFIANYNQLQLQSSLLTTTTIVLAFTIGYSFSFHYRLQLQPSLLSITNLKLHSQLDIQAATGGLRTRNLHAAHATCTQRM; encoded by the exons AAGCTACAACCATACCATAAAATGAAATACAGAGATGTTGTGCAGCCTCTATTCTTACACTTCCCTGATAAGGAGCACTACAATGATGCTGGTCCTGACCGCTGCAGAACCTGCGCTGTGGTGGGCAACTCGGACAACCTGATCGGATCCCATTATGGTCAACTAATAGATTCTCATGACTTCATTATCAG CACATATACCAATGTTAAACGTACAATACAAGCAAACAAAGACAAG GTGATGATCATGAGTCCTGAGTTCATGAGATATGTCTACAAGAACTGGTCAAGAGAACATGGGAGATATCCTTCCACTGGCTTCCTCACACTCGTGTTGGCCCTGCATATTTGTGACCAG GTGAATGTCTTTGGATTTGGGGCAAGGACTGATGGAAGATGGTACCATTACTATGATAAAGTATATCGTCAAA CTTCAGCTTTCACCAAAAACTATGTAGCTTTGGCCTTCATTGCTAACTACAACCAACTACAGCTTCAGTCTTCACTGCTAACCACCACCACTATAGTCTTGGCCTTCACCATCGGCTACAGCTTCAGCTTTCACTATCGGCTACAGCTTCAGCCTTCATTGCTAAGCATCACTAATCTAAAGCTTCACTCACAACTCGACATACAGGCTGCTACgggtggtctacg cacACGCAACCTGCACGCAGCACACGCGACCTGCACGCAGCGCATGTGA